In a genomic window of Magnolia sinica isolate HGM2019 chromosome 16, MsV1, whole genome shotgun sequence:
- the LOC131229757 gene encoding guanosine nucleotide diphosphate dissociation inhibitor At5g09550-like: MDEEYDVIVLGTGLKECILSGLLSVDGLKVLHMDRNDYYGGESSSLSLTQLWKRFRGDEKPPEQLGSSRDYNVDMIPKFMMANGILVRVLIHTDVTKYLSFKAVDGSFVYNKGKIHKVPATDVEALKSQLMGLFEKRRARKFFIYVQDYEESDPKSHEGLDLNKVTTRQVISKYGLDDNTVDFIGHALALHSNDNYLDEPALDTVKRMKLYAESLARFQGGSPYIYPLYGLGELPQAFARLSAVYGGTYMLNKPECKVEFDENGKAFGVTSEGETAKCKKVVCDPSYLPNKVRKVGKVARAICIMSHPIPHTSDSQSVQIILPQKQLGRKSDMYLFCCSYSHNVAPKGKYIAFVSTDAETNNPEVELKPGIELLGPVEETFFDIYDRYEPTNQNDGDNCFISTSYDATTHFESTVADVIDMYSRITGKALDLTVDLSAASAAAEE, from the exons ATGGATGAAGAATACGATGTGATAGTGCTTGGGACAGGCCTCAAAGAATGCATCCTCAGCGGCCTTCTGTCCGTCGACGGACTCAAA GTACTACATATGGATCGAAATGACTACTATGGAGGAGAGTCTAGCTCCCTCAGTCTCACACAG CTTTGGAAGAGGTTTAGAGGCGATGAAAAGCCTCCAGAGCAGTTGGGTTCGAGCAGGGATTACAATGTCGATATGATTCCCAAG TTCATGATGGCCAATGGAATTTTGGTCCGCGTCCTCATCCATACCGATGTTACTAAATATCTGAGCTTCAAGGCCGTCGATGGTAGTTTTGTTTACAACAAAGGGAAG ATTCACAAAGTGCCGGCTACTGATGTGGAAGCATTAAAATCCCAGTTGATGGGTCTCTTTGAAAAGAGACGTGCTCGGAAGTTTTTCATTTACGTGCAAGATTACGAAGAGAGCGATCCAAAATCGCATGAAGGGCTAGACCTCAACAAAGTCACAACGCGACAAGTTATTTC GAAATATGGGTTAGATGACAATACGGTTGATTTTATCGGGCACGCATTGGCACTTCATAGCAACGATAACTACTTGGATGAGCCCGCATTGGATACTGTAAAAAGAATGAAG CTTTATGCAGAGTCCTTGGCACGATTTCAAGGAGGATCTCCATATATTTACCCACTCTACGGATTAGGAGAACTCCCCCAG GCGTTTGCTCGTCTAAGTGCTGTTTATGGTGGCACCTACATGCTCAACAAGCCTGAGTGCAAG GTAGAGTTTGACGAAAATGGGAAAGCTTTTGGTGTGACCTCTGAGGGAGAAACTGCTAAGTGCAAGAAAGTTGTATGTGATCCTTCCTATCTACCTAACAAG GTTCGGAAGGTTGGAAAAGTCGCTCGCGCTATATGTATAATGAGTCATCCCATCCCACATACCAGCGATTCTCAATCAGTGCAGATTATCCTGCCACAGAAACAGCTCGGACGCAAATCAGATAT GTACCTGTTTTGCTGCTCTTATTCTCATAATGTAGCCCCAAAAGGAAAATACATTGCTTTTGTTTCAACTGACGCGGAGACCAACAATCCCGAGGTTGAGTTGAAGCCTGGAATAGAACTGCTTGGGCCTGTAGAGGAGACATTTTTTGACATCTACGACAGATACGAACCTACCAACCAGAACGACGGAGACAATTGCTTCATATCTACT AGTTATGATGCAACAACGCACTTCGAGTCAACAGTAGCAGATGTGATTGATATGTACAGTCGGATAACTGGAAAG GCTCTTGATCTAACTGTGGATCTCAGTGCCGCAAGCGCTGCCGCTGAAGAATGA